The following proteins come from a genomic window of Trifolium pratense cultivar HEN17-A07 linkage group LG4, ARS_RC_1.1, whole genome shotgun sequence:
- the LOC123922021 gene encoding aquaporin PIP1-2-like, with product MYEFTNAGGHINPAVTFGLFLARKLSLTRTVFYIIMQCLGAICGAAVVKGFQPHQYERLGGGANTLSKGYSIGDGLGAEIVGTFVLVYTVFSATDVKRNVRDSHVPVSQNHHTNIGFSNFSLTSLKISVGSVGNRHDIEITLHEISMPLIHIDFCRQVY from the exons ATGTATGAATTTACTAATGCAGGTGGTCACATTAACCCAGCAGTGACATTTGGACTTTTCTTGGCACGCAAGCTATCTCTAACTAGGACAGTATTCTACATAATTATGCAATGTTTGGGAGCTATTTGTGGTGCTGCTGTTGTTAAGGGTTTTCAACCACACCAATATGAAAGGCTAGGTGGTGGTGCCAACACTCTCAGTAAAGGTTACTCCATAGGTGATGGACTTGGAGCAGAGATTGTTGGTACATTTGTTCTTGTTTACACTGTCTTCTCTGCTACTGATGTCAAGAGAAATGTAAGAGACTCACATGTTCCTGTAAGCCAAAATCATCATACAA ATATTGGATTTTCAAACTTCAGTTTGACCTCACTAAAAATTTCAGTTGGATCAGTTGGAAATAGACATGATATAGAGATCACATTGCATGAAATTTCCATGCCACTCATCCATATTGATTTTTGTCGTCAAGTATATTGA
- the LOC123924844 gene encoding probable aquaporin PIP1-4, whose protein sequence is MENKDEDVTIGANKYRENQPIGTAAQAQDNEAKDYKEAPSAPLFEHGELSSWSFYRAGIAEFVATFLFLYITVLTVIGVNKSNNKCSSVGVQGIAWAFGGMIFALVYCTAGISGGHINPAVTFGLFLARKLSLTRTLFYIIMQCLGAICGAAVVKGFQPHQYERLGGGANTLSKGYSIGDGLGAEIVGTFVLVYTVFSATDAKRNARDSHVPILAPLPIGFAVFLVHLATIPITGTGINPARSLGAALIYNKDQAWDDHWIFWVGPFVGAALAALYHQIVIRAIPFKSK, encoded by the exons ATGGAGAACAAAGATGAAGATGTAACAATAGGAGCAAACAAGTATAGAGAAAACCAACCAATAGGAACTGCTGCACAAGCACAAGACAATGAAGCAAAAGACTACAAAGAAGCACCTTCAGCACCATTATTTGAGCATGGAGAGTTGTCATCATGGTCTTTTTATAGGGCAGGGATAGCTGAATTTGTGGCtacatttttgtttctttatataACGGTTTTAACTGTTATAGGTGTGAATAAATCTAATAATAAGTGCTCCTCTGTTGGTGTTCAAGGGATTGCTTGGGCTTTTGGTGGAATGATTTTTGCTCTTGTTTATTGTACTGCTGGTATCTCAG GTGGTCACATTAACCCAGCAGTGACATTTGGACTTTTCTTGGCACGCAAGCTATCTCTAACTAGGACATTATTCTACATAATTATGCAATGTTTGGGAGCTATTTGTGGTGCTGCTGTTGTTAAGGGTTTCCAACCACACCAATATGAGAGACTTGGAGGTGGTGCCAACACTCTAAGTAAAGGTTACTCCATAGGTGATGGACTTGGAGCAGAGATTGTTGGTACATTTGTTCTTGTTTACACTGTCTTCTCTGCTACTGATGCCAAGAGAAATGCAAGAGACTCTCATGTTCCT ATTTTGGCACCATTGCCAATTGGATTTGCAGTGTTTTTGGTACATTTGGCTACAATTCCAATTACAGGGACTGGTATTAACCCAGCAAGAAGTCTAGGTGCTGCCCTTATATACAATAAGGATCAAGCTTGGGACGATCAT TGGATTTTTTGGGTTGGGCCTTTCGTTGGGGCAGCACTTGCAGCTCTGTACCATCAAATAGTGATCAGGGCCATCCCCTTCAAATCAAAGTGA
- the LOC123922023 gene encoding probable aquaporin PIP1-4 — MYEMYQIVRLKSIGYSIGGGANTLSKGYSIGDGLGAEIVGTFVLVYTVFSATDAKRNARDSHVPILAPLPIGFAVFLVHLATIPITGTGINPARSLGAALIYNKDQAWDDHWIFWVGPFIGAALAALYHQIVIRAIPFKSK, encoded by the exons ATGTATGAGATGTACCAGATTGTAAGGTTGAAATCTATAGGTTACTCCATAGGTGGTGGTGCCAACACTCTCAGTAAAGGTTACTCCATAGGTGATGGACTTGGAGCAGAGATTGTTGGTACATTTGTTCTTGTTTACACTGTCTTCTCTGCTACTGATGCCAAGAGAAATGCAAGAGACTCACATGTTCCT ATTTTGGCACCATTGCCAATTGGATTTGCTGTGTTTTTGGTGCATTTGGCTACAATTCCAATTACAGGGACTGGTATTAACCCAGCAAGAAGTCTAGGTGCTGCCCTTATATACAACAAAGATCAAGCTTGGGACGATCAC TGGATTTTTTGGGTTGGGCCTTTCATTGGGGCAGCACTTGCAGCTCTGTACCATCAGATAGTGATCAGGGCTATCCCCTTCAAATCAAAGTGA